A region of Pseudarthrobacter sp. NIBRBAC000502770 DNA encodes the following proteins:
- the rpsK gene encoding 30S ribosomal protein S11 has product MPPKTRGAVRKPRKKDKKNIALGQAHIKSTFNNTIVSITDPSGAVISWASSGEVGFKGSRKSTPFAAQMAAEAAAKRAQEHGMRKVDVFVKGPGSGRETAIRSLQAAGLEVGSIQDVTPAAHNGCRPPKRRRV; this is encoded by the coding sequence ATGCCCCCGAAGACTCGTGGCGCGGTTCGCAAGCCGCGTAAGAAGGACAAGAAGAATATCGCGCTTGGCCAGGCGCACATCAAGAGCACCTTTAACAACACCATCGTTTCCATCACGGATCCGAGCGGCGCTGTTATTTCCTGGGCTTCCTCCGGTGAGGTTGGCTTCAAGGGCTCGCGCAAGTCCACCCCGTTCGCTGCCCAGATGGCTGCCGAAGCCGCTGCCAAGCGTGCGCAGGAGCACGGCATGCGCAAGGTAGACGTTTTCGTCAAGGGACCGGGTTCCGGACGCGAAACCGCCATCCGTTCGCTGCAGGCCGCAGGCCTTGAGGTTGGCTCCATCCAGGACGTCACCCCCGCAGCGCACAACGGCTGCCGCCCGCCGAAGCGCCGCCGCGTCTAA
- the rpsM gene encoding 30S ribosomal protein S13 → MARLAGVDIPREKRLEIALTYIYGVGKTRAHETLAATGISADVRVKDLTDAQLVELRDYIEGNYKVEGDLRREVAADIRRKVEIGSYEGLRHRKGLPVRGQRTKTNARTRKGPKRTVAGKKKAR, encoded by the coding sequence ATGGCTCGTCTCGCTGGCGTAGACATTCCCCGCGAAAAGCGGCTGGAAATTGCGCTTACTTACATCTACGGCGTGGGCAAGACCCGTGCACACGAAACCCTGGCTGCCACTGGCATCAGCGCTGACGTCCGCGTCAAGGACCTGACTGATGCCCAGCTGGTTGAGCTGCGTGACTACATTGAAGGCAACTACAAGGTTGAGGGTGACCTTCGCCGCGAAGTAGCAGCAGATATCCGCCGCAAGGTTGAGATCGGCAGCTACGAAGGCCTGCGCCACCGCAAGGGCCTGCCCGTACGCGGTCAGCGTACGAAGACCAACGCACGTACCCGCAAGGGCCCGAAGCGTACCGTCGCCGGCAAGAAGAAGGCCCGTTAA
- the rpmJ gene encoding 50S ribosomal protein L36: MKVKPSVKQICEKCKVIRRNGRVMVICENPRHKQRQG, from the coding sequence ATGAAGGTCAAGCCGAGCGTCAAGCAGATCTGCGAAAAGTGCAAAGTGATCCGCCGTAATGGCCGGGTCATGGTGATCTGCGAGAACCCGCGCCACAAGCAGCGCCAGGGCTAA
- the infA gene encoding translation initiation factor IF-1: MAKKDGVIEIEGVVTEALPNAMFRVELTNKHIVLAHISGKMRQHYIRILPEDRVVVELSPYDLTRGRIVYRYK; the protein is encoded by the coding sequence ATGGCCAAGAAGGACGGGGTCATTGAGATCGAAGGCGTTGTGACCGAGGCGCTGCCTAACGCGATGTTTCGCGTTGAGCTCACCAACAAGCACATCGTTCTGGCACACATCTCTGGAAAGATGCGTCAGCACTACATCCGAATCCTCCCTGAGGACCGCGTAGTGGTGGAGCTGAGCCCGTACGACCTCACCCGTGGTCGTATCGTCTACCGCTACAAGTAA
- a CDS encoding P1 family peptidase, giving the protein MGTLTDVPGIRVGHVQKNTDGWLTGVTVVLPPPGTVGSVDVQGGGPATHETDALDPTTLVRTVDAVVLTGGSAYGLASATGAQRWCEENGRGFAVPGGVVPIVPAAAIFDLGRGGNFSARPTPEMGYAATAAAAAQGEGHDVGRGNTGAGAGALIGRGQYKGGVGTASVTLENGVVVGALAVVNALGLPFGAPVQPAQPAHGAPLNTTLVVVATNAVLDGAECKRTAAASHAGIARALIPSHTLADGDTVFCLATGAVALDRSDEAARQDSLITLQSAAADVVRLAILDGVAAADPVATPAGEYGAYRTA; this is encoded by the coding sequence ATGGGAACCCTTACCGATGTCCCGGGCATCCGCGTGGGCCACGTCCAAAAGAACACCGACGGCTGGCTGACGGGCGTCACCGTGGTCCTGCCACCCCCGGGTACGGTGGGCTCGGTTGACGTCCAGGGCGGCGGCCCGGCCACCCACGAAACAGACGCCCTCGATCCCACTACCTTGGTCCGCACAGTGGACGCCGTCGTTCTCACCGGCGGCAGTGCCTATGGCCTGGCCTCTGCCACCGGTGCCCAGCGCTGGTGCGAGGAAAACGGCCGCGGCTTCGCCGTCCCCGGGGGAGTGGTGCCCATTGTCCCCGCCGCCGCCATCTTCGACCTGGGCAGGGGCGGGAACTTCTCCGCACGGCCGACGCCGGAGATGGGCTACGCGGCAACGGCCGCCGCAGCAGCACAAGGGGAAGGGCACGACGTCGGACGCGGCAATACCGGTGCCGGAGCCGGCGCCCTTATCGGCAGGGGGCAGTACAAAGGGGGAGTTGGCACGGCGTCCGTCACGCTGGAGAACGGGGTTGTAGTCGGCGCGCTGGCCGTAGTCAACGCACTTGGGCTCCCGTTTGGCGCGCCCGTCCAGCCGGCGCAGCCCGCACACGGTGCCCCGCTCAATACCACTCTTGTCGTCGTGGCTACCAATGCCGTACTTGATGGGGCCGAATGTAAACGTACGGCCGCTGCATCCCATGCGGGGATTGCCCGGGCCTTGATTCCGAGCCATACCCTGGCTGACGGGGATACCGTTTTTTGCCTGGCAACCGGCGCCGTCGCACTCGACCGCTCCGACGAAGCTGCCCGGCAGGACAGCCTCATCACGCTCCAAAGCGCGGCAGCCGACGTCGTCCGTTTGGCGATCCTTGACGGCGTGGCCGCAGCAGATCCCGTGGCCACCCCGGCCGGTGAATATGGTGCGTACCGCACCGCGTAG
- a CDS encoding carbohydrate ABC transporter permease — translation MTRQLSPRPSTRPAGPGGSTAKIPHRRWSARNRRDFFVFLAMALPNLILIAVFTYRPLFSNMYYSTLDWTLGSPSATVVGLGNYVTFFTSNDAPKVLGTTAVFTLVTVGGSMILGLLVALALNARVRGTTFARSAVFAPYVLSGVGVGLVWLFIFDPGYGVLAWLLRGIGQQSPQWINDPQLSLVMVILVYVWKNLGYCAVVYLAGLQSLPTEVMEAASLDGANGFRRFVSISLPLLSPTTFFLLITTLLSSLQAFDLIRIMTPLGTGTSTLIYEAYLQAFGAYNRAGYSAAISVVLFAILLVITVLQLRFVERKVHYS, via the coding sequence ATGACACGTCAACTCTCCCCACGACCCTCCACCAGGCCCGCTGGCCCCGGTGGCAGCACCGCTAAAATACCCCACAGGCGGTGGAGCGCAAGGAACCGCCGCGATTTCTTTGTTTTCCTTGCCATGGCCTTGCCCAACCTGATACTGATCGCCGTCTTCACGTACCGGCCGCTGTTCAGCAACATGTACTACTCCACGCTGGACTGGACGCTGGGTTCCCCCTCCGCAACCGTGGTGGGCCTGGGTAACTACGTCACCTTCTTCACCAGCAACGATGCACCGAAGGTGCTGGGCACCACGGCAGTCTTCACCTTGGTCACCGTAGGCGGTTCCATGATCCTGGGACTGCTGGTGGCGCTGGCCCTGAACGCCAGGGTCCGCGGCACCACGTTCGCCCGGTCCGCGGTCTTTGCCCCCTATGTCCTCTCCGGCGTCGGTGTCGGCCTGGTGTGGTTGTTCATTTTCGATCCCGGCTATGGCGTCCTTGCCTGGCTGCTCCGCGGCATCGGCCAGCAGAGCCCGCAGTGGATCAACGATCCCCAGCTGTCCCTGGTCATGGTGATCCTGGTGTACGTCTGGAAGAACCTGGGCTACTGCGCGGTGGTGTACCTCGCCGGGCTGCAGTCCCTGCCGACCGAAGTCATGGAGGCGGCGTCCCTCGACGGCGCCAACGGGTTCCGGCGCTTCGTCAGCATCTCCCTGCCGCTGCTGTCCCCCACCACGTTCTTCCTCCTGATCACCACTTTGCTCAGCTCGCTGCAGGCCTTCGACCTCATCAGGATCATGACGCCACTGGGCACCGGCACCAGCACCCTGATCTACGAGGCCTACCTCCAGGCCTTCGGCGCCTACAACAGGGCCGGCTACTCCGCAGCCATTTCCGTGGTCCTGTTTGCCATCCTCCTGGTGATCACCGTGCTCCAGCTGCGGTTCGTGGAACGAAAGGTTCATTACTCGTGA
- a CDS encoding carbohydrate ABC transporter permease: MTSLSPVSPDPTAPAVSAPDPGLRPDRPFSRRNLVQTVVGGYLPLIIATLVVFLPLLWMVLSSFKTSGEIVTTDLKILPESLNLENYRTAMTTVPFGQFFLNSTIVTLAGATIKVILAILTAYALVFVRFPFRNFIFLLILVALMVPPQVSILPNFILIAGIGGKNTLWGIILPGLGTAFGTFLLRQHFRTLPASILESAEMDGAGHWRRLWQIVVPVSVPSIATVALVTIVTEWNDYIWPLIITDRPETMTLPVGLTLLQNNESNAAGWGVLMAGAVLVIVPILIVFAALQRYIVAGLTQGSVTG, encoded by the coding sequence GTGACGTCCCTCTCACCGGTGAGCCCGGACCCCACCGCCCCCGCCGTCTCCGCTCCAGACCCGGGCCTGCGTCCCGACCGGCCGTTCTCCCGCCGGAACCTGGTCCAGACCGTGGTGGGCGGCTACCTGCCCCTGATCATTGCCACCCTGGTGGTATTCCTGCCCCTGCTGTGGATGGTGCTCAGCTCCTTTAAGACTTCCGGCGAGATTGTCACCACCGACCTGAAAATCCTCCCGGAAAGCCTGAACCTAGAGAACTACCGGACCGCAATGACCACGGTCCCGTTCGGCCAGTTCTTCCTGAACAGCACCATCGTCACGCTGGCAGGGGCCACCATCAAAGTGATCCTGGCGATCCTGACGGCGTATGCCCTGGTCTTTGTCCGCTTTCCGTTCCGGAACTTCATCTTCCTCCTGATCCTGGTGGCCCTCATGGTGCCACCGCAGGTGTCCATCCTGCCCAACTTCATCCTCATCGCGGGGATCGGCGGCAAGAACACGCTGTGGGGGATCATCCTCCCCGGCCTGGGCACTGCGTTCGGTACCTTCCTGCTGCGGCAGCACTTCCGGACCCTGCCGGCGTCCATCCTGGAATCGGCCGAGATGGACGGGGCCGGGCACTGGCGCCGCCTCTGGCAGATCGTGGTCCCCGTGTCCGTTCCCTCCATCGCCACCGTAGCGCTGGTGACCATCGTGACCGAATGGAACGACTACATCTGGCCGCTCATCATCACGGACCGGCCGGAAACCATGACCCTGCCGGTGGGCCTGACCCTGCTGCAGAACAACGAAAGCAACGCAGCCGGCTGGGGCGTCCTCATGGCCGGCGCGGTCCTGGTCATCGTTCCCATCCTGATCGTCTTCGCGGCCCTGCAGCGCTACATCGTGGCGGGCCTCACCCAGGGCAGCGTGACCGGCTAA
- a CDS encoding ABC transporter substrate-binding protein has product MTLHLDRRHFLGLAGATASAAALAACGGPSTTGGGQATSQAADIDFSGVKPAAKIDFWSSHPGQSQDVEKSLIEKFQAKNPGITVNLVTAGANYEEIAQKFQTAQAAKSGLPGVVVLSDVWWFRYYTNGSIIPVDSLTKQLNMKMDDFQQSLVNDYKYDGKQWALPYGRSTPLFYYNKDHFAAAGLPDRAPKTWQEFAEWAPKLKASSGAQYAYIYPALAGYAGWTLQNMLWGWGGGWSKEWDITCDSSDSVAALQWAQDSIYKDKWAGVSSKEAADDFSAGLTSTTISSTGSLLGILKSAKFNVGVGFLPGGPKAETNVCPTGGAGLGIPSGITKEEQLAAGMFLDFVTQPESTAEFSAATGYMPTRKSADMTAVLAKTPQIKTAMDQLAVTKVQDNARVFLPGADQEMAKSAAKILTQQGDVKATMTDLKTTLQGIYDKDVKPKLKS; this is encoded by the coding sequence ATGACACTTCACCTGGACCGGAGGCACTTCCTGGGCCTGGCAGGGGCCACCGCCTCTGCCGCTGCCCTGGCCGCATGCGGCGGACCCTCGACAACCGGCGGTGGCCAAGCCACATCCCAGGCAGCCGACATCGACTTCAGCGGCGTGAAGCCGGCGGCAAAGATCGACTTCTGGTCCAGCCACCCGGGCCAGTCACAGGACGTTGAGAAGAGCCTGATCGAAAAGTTCCAGGCCAAAAACCCTGGCATCACCGTCAACCTGGTCACGGCAGGGGCCAACTACGAGGAAATTGCCCAGAAGTTCCAGACCGCGCAGGCCGCCAAGTCCGGCCTCCCCGGAGTGGTTGTCCTCTCCGACGTGTGGTGGTTCCGGTACTACACCAACGGGAGCATCATTCCCGTGGACAGCCTGACCAAGCAGCTGAACATGAAGATGGACGACTTCCAGCAGTCGCTGGTCAACGACTACAAATACGACGGCAAGCAGTGGGCGCTCCCCTACGGCCGCTCCACTCCGCTGTTCTACTACAACAAGGACCACTTCGCCGCAGCCGGGCTGCCGGACCGTGCACCCAAGACGTGGCAGGAATTCGCTGAGTGGGCCCCGAAGCTGAAGGCAAGCTCCGGCGCCCAGTACGCCTACATCTACCCAGCGCTTGCCGGGTACGCGGGCTGGACGCTGCAGAACATGCTCTGGGGCTGGGGCGGTGGCTGGTCCAAGGAATGGGACATCACCTGCGACTCCAGCGACTCCGTGGCCGCACTGCAGTGGGCCCAGGACTCGATCTACAAGGACAAGTGGGCAGGCGTCTCCTCCAAGGAAGCGGCGGACGACTTCTCCGCAGGGCTGACCTCGACCACCATTTCCTCCACCGGTTCGCTGCTGGGAATCCTGAAATCGGCAAAGTTCAACGTGGGCGTTGGCTTCCTGCCCGGCGGCCCGAAAGCGGAGACCAACGTCTGCCCCACGGGCGGCGCGGGCCTGGGCATCCCCAGCGGCATCACCAAGGAGGAACAGCTCGCGGCCGGCATGTTCCTGGACTTCGTCACCCAGCCGGAGAGCACCGCCGAGTTCTCTGCCGCCACCGGGTACATGCCCACCCGCAAGTCGGCTGACATGACGGCAGTCCTGGCCAAGACACCGCAGATCAAAACCGCCATGGACCAGCTCGCGGTGACCAAGGTCCAGGACAACGCCAGGGTGTTCCTGCCGGGCGCCGACCAGGAAATGGCGAAGTCCGCAGCGAAGATCCTCACGCAGCAGGGCGACGTCAAGGCCACCATGACGGACCTGAAGACCACGCTGCAGGGCATCTACGACAAGGACGTGAAGCCGAAGCTGAAGTCCTAG
- the map gene encoding type I methionyl aminopeptidase, whose protein sequence is MAFGQPRIEIKNNAQMRTMHEAGLVLSRALDAAVTAAVPGVTTKHLDDVFAAVLNEAGAKSNFLGYHGFPATICTSVNEEVVHGIPGNRVLQDGDIISIDGGAIVDGWHSDSARTVIVGTADPEDQRLSDVTQAAMWHGIAALAKRGHVGDVGAAIDDYVSSVPGKPLGILEDYVGHGIGSEMHMAPDVLNYRTSHRGPKVKAGLCLAIEPMLVRGSIETAVLEDDWTVVTTDGQRSCQWEHSVAVHDRGIWVLSAPDGGAAHLVPLGVTPVPIP, encoded by the coding sequence ATGGCCTTCGGCCAGCCCCGCATCGAAATCAAGAACAACGCCCAAATGCGTACCATGCATGAGGCCGGACTGGTCCTCAGCCGCGCCTTGGACGCCGCCGTCACCGCCGCAGTTCCCGGGGTCACCACCAAGCACCTTGACGATGTCTTCGCCGCCGTCCTCAACGAGGCCGGTGCCAAGTCCAACTTCCTGGGCTACCATGGCTTCCCGGCCACCATCTGCACGTCCGTGAACGAGGAAGTGGTGCACGGAATTCCTGGCAACCGCGTGCTGCAGGACGGCGACATCATCTCCATCGACGGCGGCGCGATCGTCGACGGGTGGCACTCGGATTCCGCCCGCACCGTGATCGTGGGAACCGCGGATCCTGAAGACCAGAGGCTCTCCGATGTGACCCAGGCTGCCATGTGGCACGGGATCGCTGCGCTGGCCAAGCGGGGCCACGTCGGTGACGTCGGAGCGGCCATCGACGATTACGTGTCCTCGGTCCCGGGCAAGCCGCTGGGCATCCTGGAGGATTACGTGGGGCACGGCATCGGCTCCGAGATGCACATGGCCCCGGACGTCCTGAACTACCGCACCAGCCACCGCGGACCCAAGGTCAAGGCCGGCCTTTGCCTGGCCATTGAGCCCATGCTGGTGCGGGGCAGCATCGAGACCGCGGTCCTGGAGGATGATTGGACCGTTGTGACCACGGACGGCCAGCGCTCCTGCCAGTGGGAGCACTCCGTGGCAGTCCACGACAGGGGGATCTGGGTTCTTTCCGCGCCCGACGGCGGTGCGGCGCACCTGGTGCCCCTAGGCGTTACGCCGGTCCCGATCCCGTAA
- a CDS encoding adenylate kinase, producing the protein MLIIGPPGSGKGTQAERISERLGVVAISTGDIFRANVKGETPLGIEAKKYMDNGDFVPDSVTNKMVRDRLNESDVENGFLLDGYPRTTAQVDYLDEILADGDEKLDVVLQLTADDEELVHRLLGRAKETGRSDDNEAVIRHRLDLYHEQTEAVVAKYADRGILTKVDGIGPIDEVTNRVMQAIKAAQAA; encoded by the coding sequence ATGCTGATTATTGGACCTCCCGGTTCCGGAAAAGGAACGCAGGCGGAGCGGATTTCAGAACGCCTCGGCGTTGTGGCCATCTCCACCGGCGACATCTTCCGGGCCAACGTGAAGGGTGAAACCCCTCTCGGTATTGAGGCCAAGAAGTACATGGACAACGGCGACTTCGTCCCGGACAGCGTGACCAACAAGATGGTCCGCGACCGGCTGAACGAGTCCGACGTCGAAAACGGCTTCCTGCTGGACGGCTACCCGCGCACCACCGCGCAGGTTGACTACCTTGACGAGATCCTCGCCGACGGCGACGAGAAGCTCGACGTGGTCCTGCAGCTGACTGCCGACGACGAAGAACTGGTACACCGCCTCCTGGGGCGTGCCAAGGAAACGGGCCGGAGCGACGACAACGAAGCCGTCATCCGCCACCGCCTGGACCTGTACCACGAGCAGACCGAAGCCGTGGTGGCCAAGTACGCAGACCGCGGCATCCTCACCAAGGTTGACGGGATCGGTCCCATCGACGAAGTCACCAACCGCGTAATGCAGGCCATCAAGGCCGCGCAGGCAGCCTGA